One genomic segment of Mesoterricola silvestris includes these proteins:
- a CDS encoding NAD-dependent malic enzyme has protein sequence MKTFAFKIDPMTGEEYYEVYARGRQLLNDPHLNKAASFSKEERLSLGLEGLVRSAIMPLEHQVSRAYEAFNHKPDDLEKYIFLVALQDRSEVIFYKLVTDHLKEMVPIVYTPTVGTACLQMSSIQRRFRGVYITPENIDHIDDLLRNITLPQVNLIVVTDGERILGLGDLGSDGMGIPVGKVSLYVAAGGLHPHVCLPVCLDVGTNNPRLLDDPYYLGYRQPRLRGAEYERIVETFVMAVKRHFPDALLQWEDFGKSTAFKNLERYRDRILSFNDDIQGTGSTSLAALMTAMRIKKSRFSDERYMIVGMGQAGTGISLNILAALKAEGLGDEEARARVFCIDMQGLLVEDDPLLEEPQRPMAQRRAAVADWKLDAPGKIGMLDVVRNGRPTVLVGVTAQTGLFSEAILQEVAKVTDRPIVFALSNPTSKCEATPEQVWKATDGKGLVACGSPFPPMEWKGKVLRSSQCNNMYIFPGVGLGALVAKASKITDGMLLAASRAISEMVTPEQEAQGLMLPEMEDIRKVSTAVAAAVARQAREEGLGRIMDDATLEEAVARAQWEPHFTPYRAG, from the coding sequence ATGAAGACTTTCGCCTTCAAGATCGACCCCATGACGGGCGAGGAATACTACGAGGTGTATGCCCGCGGCCGTCAGCTCCTCAACGATCCCCACCTCAACAAGGCCGCCAGCTTTTCCAAGGAAGAACGTCTGTCCCTCGGCCTGGAGGGCCTCGTGCGCTCGGCCATCATGCCGCTGGAGCACCAGGTGAGCCGGGCCTACGAGGCGTTCAACCACAAACCCGACGACCTTGAGAAATACATCTTCCTGGTGGCCCTCCAGGACCGCAGCGAGGTGATCTTCTACAAGCTGGTCACGGACCACCTCAAGGAGATGGTGCCCATCGTCTACACCCCCACCGTCGGCACCGCCTGCCTCCAGATGAGCAGCATCCAGCGGCGCTTCCGGGGCGTCTACATCACCCCCGAGAACATCGACCACATCGACGACCTGCTCAGGAACATCACCCTGCCCCAGGTGAACCTCATCGTCGTAACCGACGGCGAGCGCATCCTGGGCCTGGGCGACCTGGGCTCGGACGGAATGGGCATCCCCGTGGGCAAGGTGAGCCTCTACGTGGCCGCCGGCGGCCTCCATCCCCATGTGTGCCTCCCGGTCTGCCTCGACGTGGGCACCAACAACCCGCGCCTCCTGGACGACCCCTACTACCTGGGCTACCGCCAGCCCCGCCTGCGCGGCGCGGAGTACGAGCGCATCGTCGAGACCTTCGTGATGGCCGTGAAGCGCCACTTCCCCGACGCCCTCCTCCAGTGGGAGGACTTCGGCAAGTCCACCGCGTTCAAGAACCTCGAGCGCTACCGGGACCGGATCCTCTCCTTCAACGACGACATCCAGGGCACCGGCTCCACCTCCCTCGCCGCCCTCATGACGGCCATGCGCATCAAGAAGAGCCGCTTCTCCGACGAACGGTACATGATCGTGGGCATGGGCCAGGCCGGCACGGGCATCTCCCTGAACATCCTGGCCGCGCTCAAGGCCGAGGGCCTCGGCGACGAGGAGGCCCGGGCCCGGGTCTTCTGCATCGACATGCAGGGCCTCCTGGTGGAGGACGACCCGCTCCTGGAGGAGCCCCAGCGCCCCATGGCCCAGCGCCGCGCGGCCGTGGCGGACTGGAAGCTGGACGCGCCCGGGAAGATCGGCATGCTCGACGTGGTGCGCAACGGCCGCCCCACGGTGCTGGTGGGCGTCACGGCCCAGACCGGCCTGTTCAGCGAGGCCATCCTCCAGGAGGTCGCCAAGGTCACGGACCGTCCCATCGTCTTCGCCCTGAGCAACCCCACCTCCAAGTGCGAGGCCACCCCCGAGCAGGTGTGGAAGGCCACGGACGGCAAGGGGCTGGTGGCCTGCGGCAGCCCCTTCCCGCCCATGGAGTGGAAGGGCAAGGTGCTCCGGTCCTCCCAGTGCAACAACATGTACATCTTCCCCGGCGTGGGCCTGGGCGCCCTGGTGGCCAAGGCCTCGAAGATCACCGACGGCATGCTCCTGGCCGCGAGCCGCGCCATCAGCGAGATGGTCACCCCCGAGCAGGAGGCCCAGGGCCTGATGCTCCCGGAGATGGAGGACATCCGCAAGGTCTCCACCGCAGTGGCCGCCGCCGTGGCCCGCCAGGCCCGGGAGGAGGGCCTGGGACGGATCATGGACGACGCCACCCTCGAGGAGGCCGTGGCCCGCGCGCAGTGGGAGCCCCACTTCACGCCCTACCGCGCCGGCTAG
- the lpxD gene encoding UDP-3-O-(3-hydroxymyristoyl)glucosamine N-acyltransferase, which produces MSKTSFTAAELAERLGGDLRNCPGDRVLGQVLPLDQAGSGALSFLANPKYHARALQSGAGLILVDPGTDLGDRPQLVMKNAYWGFAQVLGWLHPEPEPEWSDAPVHPTAKLGRNCRVAPGATVGARTVVGDGARIHPGVHIAEDCVLGEDCVLFPGVVLYRGTILGNRVRIHANSVLGSDGFGYVPVQGVHRKIPQVGWVEVGDDVEIGATSTVDRGALGPTRIAAGTKIDNLCQVAHNVQIGEHCVIASMTGISGSTTLGHHVTLAGKVGTAGHIHIGSGSVLTGNTMVGKDVPDNSFMSGYLARPHKQWLECQAALNRLPALVKALKART; this is translated from the coding sequence ATGTCGAAGACCAGCTTCACCGCCGCGGAACTCGCCGAACGCCTGGGGGGCGACCTCCGGAACTGCCCGGGCGACCGGGTGCTGGGCCAGGTGCTGCCCCTGGACCAGGCCGGTTCCGGGGCCCTGAGCTTCCTGGCCAATCCCAAGTACCACGCCCGGGCCCTGCAGAGCGGGGCGGGCCTCATCCTGGTGGACCCCGGCACCGATCTGGGGGACCGCCCCCAGCTGGTCATGAAGAACGCCTACTGGGGCTTCGCCCAGGTCCTGGGGTGGCTGCACCCTGAGCCCGAGCCGGAGTGGTCCGACGCGCCGGTGCACCCCACCGCGAAGCTGGGCCGGAACTGCCGGGTGGCCCCGGGAGCCACGGTCGGCGCCCGCACCGTCGTGGGGGACGGGGCCCGCATCCATCCCGGCGTCCACATCGCCGAGGATTGCGTGCTGGGCGAGGACTGCGTGCTCTTCCCGGGGGTGGTGCTGTACCGCGGGACCATCCTGGGGAACCGGGTGCGCATCCACGCCAATTCCGTGCTGGGCTCGGACGGGTTCGGGTACGTGCCGGTGCAGGGTGTGCACCGGAAGATCCCCCAGGTGGGCTGGGTGGAGGTGGGGGACGACGTGGAGATCGGCGCGACCAGCACCGTGGACCGCGGGGCCCTGGGCCCCACCCGCATCGCCGCCGGCACCAAGATCGACAACCTCTGCCAGGTGGCCCACAACGTCCAGATCGGCGAACACTGCGTCATCGCCTCCATGACCGGCATCTCCGGAAGCACCACCCTGGGCCACCACGTCACCCTGGCCGGGAAGGTGGGCACCGCGGGGCACATCCACATCGGCAGCGGCAGCGTCCTCACCGGCAACACCATGGTGGGCAAGGACGTGCCCGACAACAGCTTCATGTCCGGCTACCTGGCCCGGCCCCACAAGCAGTGGCTGGAATGCCAGGCCGCCCTCAACCGGCTCCCGGCCCTCGTCAAGGCCCTCAAGGCCCGGACCTGA
- a CDS encoding efflux RND transporter permease subunit — protein MNFTDLFIRKPVVATVVSALILVLGLRSIFNLPVNQYPKTEHAVVTVSTSYYGADSGTVGGFITQPLESSIAQAQGIDYLSSTSVNGNSTIVATLRLNYSANKALTEITTQVNAVKNQLPPAAQQPVITVQMSDNTDAMYMGFYSEVLPTNNITDYLSRVVKPRLDSIPGVQTAEILGARNFALRAWLDPVRMAAHGVTATDVSKAIQNNNVLSALGSTKGQMVTVDLLAATDLHTVEEFRKLAVRQSGGAIVRLEDVATVNLGADDYSFNVSFDGRQSVFLGIKVAPEANILEVAKRVREAFPEIQSQLPAGLTGQIVYDATHFINTSIEEVIKTLVEALLIVTVVIFLFLGTFRAVAVPVIAMPLSLVGTFAVMLALGYTINLLTLLALVLGIGLVVDDAIIVVENADRHMREGKSPLEAAILAARELGGPILAMTVVLVAVYVPIGFQGGLTGSLFTEFAFTLAGAVAVSAVVALTLSPMMCAKFFRAGQDSNRFVRFIDGQFEWFHGHYLRLLRSVLATSAVPAVMGVLILLATGFLFVTSKSELAPQEDQGFILASITGPPNSTVQQMQTYADQVYGSAKAYPEYQAMFQFTNAGSAFAGLILKPWDQRSRSGETVQQAFQGDCAGIAGAQVATFQPPSLPGASGLPVQFVIKTTEPFERLDEVSKAVLNKARASGMFYFVDTDLKIDKPQSTVVLNRDMVTSLGLTQQDVGGALTDALGGNYVNYFAIGGRSYRVIPQVLQVDRLNSDQVLDFHLRTGDGALFPASTVATLKDSVAPQAIRRFQQLNSATISGVYGPNFSQEQVLDFFRKALRDSAPSGYQADYSGVSRQYMQEAGGFVITLGFAVIIVFLALAAQFNSLRDPLIILVSVPMALFGALIFINLGLASLNIYTQVGLVTLMGLISKHGILIVQFANELQASGRSRLEAIAEASAIRLRPILMTTAAMVLGVFPLVIAGGAGAAGRRAMGLVIFTGLSIGTVFTLFVVPAFYNLFASRRRSEG, from the coding sequence ATGAACTTCACCGACCTGTTCATCCGCAAGCCCGTCGTGGCCACGGTGGTGAGCGCGCTCATCCTCGTGCTGGGGCTGCGTTCCATCTTCAACCTTCCCGTCAACCAGTACCCCAAGACCGAGCACGCCGTGGTGACGGTGAGCACCTCCTACTACGGCGCCGACTCCGGCACGGTGGGCGGCTTCATCACCCAGCCCCTGGAATCCAGCATCGCCCAGGCCCAGGGCATCGACTACCTGTCCTCCACCAGCGTCAACGGCAACTCCACCATCGTGGCCACCCTGCGCCTGAACTACAGCGCCAACAAGGCCCTCACGGAGATCACCACCCAGGTGAACGCCGTGAAGAACCAGCTGCCCCCCGCCGCCCAGCAGCCGGTGATCACGGTGCAGATGAGCGACAACACCGACGCCATGTACATGGGCTTCTACAGCGAGGTCCTGCCCACCAACAACATCACCGACTACCTGTCCCGGGTGGTGAAGCCCCGGCTCGATTCCATCCCCGGCGTCCAGACCGCGGAGATCCTGGGCGCCCGCAACTTCGCGCTGCGGGCCTGGCTGGACCCGGTGCGCATGGCCGCCCACGGCGTGACCGCCACGGACGTGAGCAAGGCCATCCAGAACAACAACGTCCTATCGGCCCTGGGCAGCACCAAGGGCCAGATGGTCACCGTGGACCTGCTGGCCGCCACCGACCTGCACACGGTGGAGGAGTTCCGCAAGCTCGCCGTGCGCCAGAGCGGAGGCGCCATCGTGCGCCTGGAGGACGTGGCCACCGTCAACCTCGGGGCCGACGACTACTCCTTCAACGTCTCCTTCGACGGGCGCCAATCGGTCTTCCTGGGCATCAAGGTGGCCCCCGAGGCCAATATCCTGGAGGTGGCCAAGCGCGTGCGGGAAGCCTTCCCGGAGATCCAGTCCCAGCTGCCCGCGGGGCTCACCGGGCAGATCGTCTACGACGCCACCCACTTCATCAACACCTCCATCGAGGAGGTGATCAAGACGCTGGTGGAGGCCCTGCTCATCGTCACGGTGGTCATCTTCCTCTTCCTGGGCACCTTCCGGGCGGTGGCCGTGCCGGTCATCGCCATGCCGCTCTCCCTGGTGGGCACCTTCGCGGTGATGCTGGCCCTGGGGTACACCATCAACCTGCTCACCCTCCTGGCCCTGGTGCTGGGCATCGGCCTGGTGGTGGACGACGCCATCATCGTGGTGGAGAACGCCGACCGCCACATGCGGGAAGGCAAGAGCCCCCTGGAGGCCGCCATCCTCGCGGCGCGGGAGCTGGGCGGGCCCATCCTGGCCATGACGGTGGTGCTGGTGGCGGTGTACGTCCCCATCGGCTTCCAGGGCGGCCTCACGGGGAGCCTCTTCACGGAGTTCGCCTTCACCCTGGCCGGGGCCGTGGCCGTGTCCGCGGTGGTGGCCCTGACCTTGTCACCCATGATGTGCGCCAAGTTCTTCCGGGCCGGGCAGGACAGCAACCGGTTCGTGAGGTTCATCGACGGGCAGTTCGAGTGGTTCCACGGGCACTACCTGCGGCTCCTGCGCAGCGTCCTGGCCACCTCCGCCGTCCCGGCGGTCATGGGCGTCCTGATCCTGCTGGCCACGGGCTTCCTCTTCGTCACCTCCAAGTCCGAGCTGGCCCCCCAGGAGGACCAGGGCTTCATCCTGGCCAGCATCACCGGGCCCCCCAATTCCACCGTGCAGCAGATGCAGACCTATGCCGACCAGGTGTACGGTTCGGCCAAGGCCTATCCGGAATACCAGGCCATGTTCCAGTTCACCAACGCCGGCAGCGCCTTCGCGGGGCTCATCCTCAAGCCCTGGGACCAGCGGAGCCGGTCCGGCGAGACGGTGCAGCAGGCCTTCCAGGGGGACTGCGCGGGCATCGCGGGGGCGCAGGTGGCCACCTTCCAGCCGCCCTCCCTGCCCGGGGCCTCGGGCCTGCCGGTGCAGTTCGTCATCAAGACCACCGAGCCCTTCGAGCGCCTGGACGAGGTCTCCAAGGCCGTCCTGAACAAGGCCCGGGCCAGCGGAATGTTCTACTTCGTGGACACGGACCTCAAGATCGACAAGCCCCAGAGCACCGTGGTGCTGAACCGGGACATGGTGACCTCCCTGGGCCTCACCCAGCAGGACGTGGGCGGCGCCCTCACCGACGCCCTGGGCGGGAACTACGTCAACTACTTCGCCATCGGCGGGCGGTCCTACCGGGTCATCCCCCAGGTGCTCCAGGTGGACCGCCTCAATTCGGACCAGGTGCTGGATTTCCACCTGCGCACCGGGGACGGCGCCCTCTTCCCCGCGTCCACCGTGGCCACCCTCAAGGACTCCGTGGCGCCCCAGGCGATCCGGCGCTTCCAGCAGCTCAATTCGGCCACCATCTCGGGCGTCTACGGCCCCAACTTCTCCCAGGAGCAGGTGCTGGACTTCTTCCGGAAGGCCCTGCGGGACAGCGCCCCCTCCGGGTACCAGGCCGACTACTCCGGCGTTTCCCGGCAGTACATGCAGGAGGCGGGGGGCTTCGTCATCACCCTGGGCTTCGCGGTCATCATCGTCTTCCTGGCCCTGGCCGCCCAGTTCAACAGCCTGAGGGACCCGCTGATCATCCTGGTGTCCGTGCCCATGGCGCTCTTCGGGGCCCTGATCTTCATCAACCTGGGCCTGGCCTCCCTGAACATCTACACCCAGGTGGGCCTGGTGACCCTCATGGGCCTGATCAGCAAGCACGGCATCCTCATCGTGCAGTTCGCCAACGAACTTCAGGCCTCGGGCCGCTCGCGCCTGGAGGCCATCGCCGAGGCCTCCGCCATCCGGCTGCGCCCCATCCTCATGACCACCGCCGCCATGGTGCTGGGGGTGTTCCCCCTGGTCATCGCCGGGGGCGCCGGGGCCGCGGGGCGGCGGGCCATGGGCCTGGTGATCTTCACGGGCCTCTCCATCGGGACGGTCTTCACGCTCTTCGTGGTGCCGGCCTTCTACAACCTCTTCGCCTCCCGGCGGCGTTCTGAAGGGTAG
- a CDS encoding efflux RND transporter periplasmic adaptor subunit, with protein MATDTPMDAPPSTRRRMVVMLLALGLLLGLLVGFNLFKNVMIGRSLQGGQEPPQTVTTDQARMERWQPALSAVGTVRAIRGADLAFEVPGVVVKVEAAAGATAREGQLLVTLNDEAEQAQYRALQAAADLAKVTFRRAKEQMQSRIISQADYDGIEADLKAKEASAQALKAAAAKKRLTAPFPGRVGIISTSPGAYVTPGTPVVSLQQLDQVFVDFALPQRDMGRVKPGQKVDLALDAFPGRTFTGRVTTVNPKVDGGTRNVQVEATFANPGQVLVPGMFASLTLEEGAPASYLTLPQTAVTYNPYGSIIFLAVQGQGGLHAQQAFVTTGPTRGDQVAILKGLEPGALVVTSGGMKLRNGTPLKVDNRVKPASDPSPAPQEK; from the coding sequence ATGGCGACCGATACCCCGATGGATGCCCCACCCAGCACGCGCAGGAGGATGGTGGTCATGCTCCTGGCCCTGGGCCTCCTGCTCGGGTTGCTGGTGGGCTTCAACCTCTTCAAGAACGTCATGATCGGGCGCAGCCTTCAGGGCGGCCAGGAGCCCCCGCAGACCGTGACCACCGACCAGGCCCGGATGGAGCGGTGGCAGCCGGCCCTCAGCGCCGTGGGGACGGTGCGCGCCATCCGCGGCGCGGATCTCGCCTTCGAGGTGCCCGGCGTCGTGGTGAAGGTGGAGGCCGCCGCGGGCGCCACCGCCCGCGAAGGCCAGCTGCTGGTCACCCTCAACGACGAGGCCGAACAGGCCCAGTACCGCGCCCTGCAGGCCGCCGCCGACCTGGCCAAGGTCACCTTCCGCCGCGCCAAGGAACAGATGCAGTCCCGCATCATCAGCCAGGCCGACTACGACGGCATCGAGGCCGATCTCAAGGCCAAGGAGGCCTCGGCCCAGGCCCTGAAGGCCGCCGCCGCCAAGAAGCGCCTCACCGCGCCCTTCCCGGGGCGGGTGGGGATCATCTCCACCAGCCCGGGCGCCTACGTGACGCCCGGAACGCCCGTGGTCTCGCTCCAGCAGCTGGACCAGGTGTTCGTGGACTTCGCCCTGCCCCAGCGGGACATGGGCCGGGTCAAGCCCGGCCAGAAGGTTGACCTGGCCCTGGACGCCTTCCCGGGGCGCACCTTCACGGGCCGCGTGACCACCGTGAACCCCAAGGTGGACGGCGGCACCCGCAATGTCCAGGTGGAGGCCACCTTCGCCAATCCGGGCCAGGTGCTCGTGCCGGGCATGTTCGCGAGCCTCACCCTGGAGGAGGGGGCCCCGGCCTCCTACCTCACGCTGCCCCAGACGGCGGTGACCTACAACCCCTACGGCTCCATCATCTTCCTGGCGGTCCAGGGCCAGGGCGGGCTCCACGCCCAGCAGGCCTTCGTCACCACGGGCCCCACCCGGGGCGACCAGGTGGCCATCCTCAAGGGCCTGGAACCGGGGGCCCTGGTGGTGACCAGCGGGGGCATGAAGCTGCGAAACGGCACGCCCCTGAAGGTGGACAACCGGGTCAAGCCCGCCAGCGACCCCAGCCCGGCCCCCCAGGAAAAGTGA
- the ilvB gene encoding biosynthetic-type acetolactate synthase large subunit: protein MEQPPQIPETASPSARVELTGAKIIWECLEREGVEVVFGYPGGTILPTYDAMVDARVRHVLARHEQGATHMADGYSRASGRTGVVIATSGPGATNLVTGLATAMMDSVPLVAITGQVSGPLLGTDAFQEVDVTGVTIPITKHNYLVRDPRDIAPALREAFALARSGRPGPVLVDITKDAQTRSAEFDWEAAAPTRHLRHVPPPVPAELLAKAVAMMRGSRRPLILAGHGITLSGAHRALVDFAEKAGIPVAATLLGLDAFPPGHPLFLGFMGMHGSPWTNLAIQEADLLIALGMRFDDRVTGDPTTFAPHARKIHVEIDATEVGKNIPVDLALLGDLKAVLDALVPQAPALETGPWLETLDGMKTLFDSPQWPRVRKGEGMSPVDVLKELQVQAPGAVMVSDVGQHQMWEAQVMRHQRPRTLLTSGGLGTMGFALPAAIGAKIACPDAEVWVVAGDGGIQMNSQELMTLAQEGLKIGIAVLNNFNLGMVRQWQTHFYGDRRSASTLTISPDFPMLARAYGLRGALARTPEEAAAAIREARESPVSTLIEFQVDPEASVYPLIPPGARIQDMIHEPPS, encoded by the coding sequence ATGGAACAGCCTCCCCAGATCCCCGAGACCGCATCCCCCTCCGCCAGGGTGGAGCTCACCGGCGCGAAGATCATCTGGGAGTGCCTTGAGCGCGAAGGCGTGGAGGTCGTCTTCGGCTACCCCGGGGGCACCATCCTCCCCACCTACGACGCCATGGTGGACGCCAGGGTCCGGCACGTCCTGGCCCGCCACGAGCAGGGCGCGACCCACATGGCCGACGGCTACTCCCGGGCCTCGGGACGCACCGGCGTGGTGATCGCCACCTCGGGCCCGGGCGCCACGAACCTGGTGACGGGGCTGGCCACGGCCATGATGGATTCGGTGCCCCTGGTGGCCATCACCGGCCAGGTGTCGGGGCCCCTGCTGGGCACGGACGCCTTCCAGGAGGTGGACGTCACCGGCGTGACGATCCCCATCACCAAGCACAACTACCTGGTGCGCGACCCCCGGGACATCGCCCCCGCCCTGCGCGAGGCCTTCGCCCTGGCGCGCTCGGGCCGGCCCGGCCCGGTGCTGGTGGACATCACCAAGGACGCCCAGACCCGCAGCGCCGAATTCGACTGGGAGGCCGCGGCCCCCACCCGCCACCTGCGCCACGTGCCGCCGCCGGTTCCCGCGGAGCTGCTGGCCAAGGCCGTGGCCATGATGCGCGGAAGCCGCAGGCCCCTCATCCTCGCGGGCCACGGCATCACCCTCAGCGGCGCCCACCGCGCCCTGGTGGACTTCGCCGAGAAGGCCGGGATCCCCGTGGCCGCCACCCTCCTGGGCCTGGACGCCTTCCCCCCGGGGCATCCCCTGTTCCTGGGCTTCATGGGCATGCACGGCTCCCCCTGGACCAACCTCGCCATCCAGGAGGCGGACCTCCTCATCGCCCTGGGCATGCGCTTCGACGACCGGGTCACGGGGGACCCCACCACCTTCGCGCCCCACGCCCGGAAGATCCACGTGGAGATCGACGCCACCGAGGTGGGCAAGAACATCCCCGTGGACCTGGCCCTGCTGGGCGACCTCAAGGCCGTCCTGGACGCCCTGGTGCCCCAGGCCCCCGCCCTGGAGACCGGCCCGTGGCTGGAGACCCTGGACGGCATGAAGACCCTGTTCGACTCGCCCCAGTGGCCCCGGGTGCGCAAGGGCGAGGGCATGAGCCCCGTGGACGTGCTAAAGGAACTGCAGGTCCAGGCCCCGGGCGCCGTGATGGTCTCGGACGTGGGCCAGCACCAGATGTGGGAGGCCCAGGTCATGCGCCACCAGCGGCCGCGGACCCTGCTCACCTCCGGGGGCCTGGGCACCATGGGCTTCGCCCTGCCGGCGGCCATCGGCGCCAAGATCGCCTGCCCCGACGCCGAGGTGTGGGTGGTGGCGGGCGACGGCGGCATCCAGATGAACTCCCAGGAGCTCATGACCCTCGCCCAGGAGGGCCTGAAGATCGGCATCGCGGTGCTCAACAACTTCAACCTGGGCATGGTGCGCCAGTGGCAGACCCACTTCTACGGCGACCGCCGGTCGGCGTCGACCCTCACCATCAGCCCCGACTTCCCCATGCTGGCGCGGGCCTACGGCCTTCGCGGCGCCCTGGCGCGCACCCCGGAGGAGGCCGCCGCGGCCATCCGGGAGGCCCGGGAGAGCCCCGTCTCCACCCTCATCGAATTCCAGGTGGACCCCGAGGCCAGCGTCTACCCCCTCATCCCCCCTGGCGCGCGCATCCAGGACATGATCCACGAACCCCCGAGCTAG
- the ilvN gene encoding acetolactate synthase small subunit: protein MLRIFIAITDNEPGVLDRLASTFRRRGFNIHSLTVSPTLDPAVSRFTLVTDLDDKAARAAKNFLERLVNIHGVEDVTGATPLLRDTVLLRVASTAATQAGLFQIANLFQAEILDVGTESMVLASSGSPERIEAFMTSLRPYGLLEMGRTGAVAMQRCALQAATPLETAVSF from the coding sequence ATGCTGAGGATCTTCATCGCCATCACCGACAACGAGCCCGGGGTCCTGGACCGCCTGGCCTCCACCTTCCGCCGGCGGGGCTTCAATATCCACAGCCTCACCGTCAGCCCCACCCTGGACCCGGCGGTGAGCCGCTTCACCCTCGTCACGGACCTGGACGACAAGGCCGCCCGGGCCGCCAAGAACTTCCTGGAGCGCCTGGTGAACATCCACGGCGTGGAGGACGTCACCGGCGCCACCCCCCTGCTGCGCGACACCGTCCTCCTGCGGGTGGCGTCCACCGCGGCCACCCAGGCCGGGCTCTTCCAGATCGCCAACCTCTTCCAGGCCGAGATCCTGGACGTGGGCACCGAGAGCATGGTCCTGGCCAGTTCCGGGAGCCCTGAGCGCATCGAGGCCTTCATGACGTCCCTGCGCCCCTACGGCCTGCTGGAAATGGGCCGCACCGGCGCCGTGGCCATGCAGCGCTGCGCCCTCCAGGCCGCAACCCCCCTCGAGACCGCCGTCTCCTTCTGA
- the ilvC gene encoding ketol-acid reductoisomerase, whose protein sequence is MAKLHYDSDADLGLIQGRRIAVLGYGSQGHAHAQNLRDSGALVRIGLPAGSRSRAKAQGDGFEVPEPAEACAWAEVIMVLTPDTGQAALYEQCVAPHLTPGKTLMFAHGFNIRYGLIQPPAGVDVSMIAPKGPGHRVREVFVEGGGVPALVAVHQDASGTAKAFALAYAKGLGATRAGVLDTTFTEETETDLFGEKAVLCGGVSALVKAGFKTLVDAGYQPEIAYFECFHELKLIVDLMYRGGLTYMRHSISDTAEYGDYTGGPRIINDASREEMKKILKEIQDGSYAEGWIKENRTGRAWFEAQRAAEKEEPIEKVGRDLRKAMPFLDPVDMLAPSEAKV, encoded by the coding sequence ATGGCCAAGCTCCACTACGACAGCGACGCCGATCTCGGCCTCATCCAGGGCAGGCGCATCGCCGTCCTGGGCTACGGATCCCAGGGCCACGCCCACGCCCAGAACCTCCGGGACAGCGGGGCCCTGGTGCGCATCGGCCTGCCCGCGGGCTCCCGGAGCCGCGCCAAGGCCCAGGGGGACGGGTTCGAGGTGCCCGAGCCCGCGGAGGCCTGCGCCTGGGCCGAGGTGATCATGGTGCTCACCCCCGACACGGGCCAGGCCGCCCTCTACGAGCAGTGCGTGGCGCCCCACCTCACCCCCGGCAAGACCCTCATGTTCGCCCACGGCTTCAATATCCGCTACGGCCTCATCCAGCCCCCCGCGGGGGTGGACGTGAGCATGATCGCCCCCAAGGGCCCCGGCCACCGGGTGCGGGAGGTGTTCGTGGAGGGGGGCGGCGTGCCGGCCCTGGTGGCCGTGCACCAGGACGCCTCGGGCACGGCCAAGGCCTTCGCCCTGGCCTACGCCAAGGGCCTGGGCGCCACCCGCGCCGGGGTGCTGGACACCACCTTCACGGAGGAGACGGAGACCGACCTCTTCGGGGAGAAGGCCGTGCTCTGCGGCGGCGTCTCCGCCCTGGTGAAGGCCGGCTTCAAGACCCTGGTGGACGCGGGCTACCAGCCCGAGATCGCCTACTTCGAGTGCTTCCATGAGCTCAAGCTCATCGTGGACCTGATGTACCGGGGCGGGCTCACCTACATGCGCCATTCCATCAGCGACACCGCGGAGTACGGCGACTACACCGGCGGCCCCCGCATCATCAACGACGCCTCCCGGGAGGAGATGAAGAAGATCCTGAAGGAGATCCAGGACGGCTCCTACGCCGAGGGCTGGATCAAGGAGAACCGCACCGGCCGCGCCTGGTTCGAGGCCCAGCGCGCCGCGGAGAAGGAGGAGCCCATCGAGAAGGTGGGCCGGGACCTGCGCAAGGCCATGCCCTTCCTGGACCCGGTGGATATGCTCGCTCCCTCGGAGGCAAAGGTATAA